Proteins found in one Desulfobotulus pelophilus genomic segment:
- the nifS gene encoding cysteine desulfurase NifS, with product MTPVYLDNNATTKVATEVMEAMLPYFTELYGNPSSMHTFGGQVAASVQTARQEVASLLGAASTDEILFTSCGTESDATAVHAALRAFPDKKHLITSTVEHPAIKALFEKLGKEGYRITTIPVDSQGRLNMELLTQSLDEETAIVSIMWANNETGTLFPVEKIGRLCREKGILFHTDAVQAVGKIPMDLKNMPIDMLSLSGHKLHAPKGVGALFIRKGTPFSPYIVGGHQEHGRRAGTENVASIIGLGRACRLAEEKMGEENTRVRAMRDRLEKELLRHIPKCFINGDPDARLPNTCSISFEYIEGEAILLMMNQHGICASSGSACTSGSLEPSHVLRAMGVPHTAAHGTIRFSLSIYNTEAEIDTVIEQLPPIVARLREMSPFWSEA from the coding sequence ATGACCCCTGTATATCTTGACAACAACGCCACAACCAAAGTGGCCACGGAAGTAATGGAAGCCATGCTTCCCTACTTTACCGAACTCTATGGCAATCCTTCCTCCATGCATACCTTTGGTGGTCAGGTAGCCGCCTCCGTTCAGACAGCCCGTCAGGAGGTTGCCAGCCTTCTGGGAGCAGCCAGCACCGATGAAATTCTTTTCACCAGCTGTGGCACGGAATCGGACGCAACGGCTGTTCATGCCGCACTACGGGCCTTTCCGGATAAAAAACATCTCATCACTTCCACGGTAGAGCACCCTGCCATCAAGGCCCTGTTCGAAAAACTGGGAAAAGAAGGCTACCGGATTACCACCATTCCCGTTGACTCCCAGGGCAGACTCAACATGGAGCTTCTGACCCAAAGCCTTGATGAAGAAACGGCCATTGTGAGCATTATGTGGGCCAACAATGAAACGGGAACGCTCTTTCCCGTGGAAAAAATAGGCAGACTCTGCAGGGAAAAAGGGATTCTTTTCCACACAGATGCTGTTCAGGCTGTGGGCAAAATACCTATGGACCTCAAAAACATGCCCATCGACATGCTTTCGCTTTCAGGCCATAAGCTTCATGCACCCAAAGGGGTTGGTGCTCTTTTCATCAGAAAAGGTACGCCGTTTTCACCCTATATAGTGGGGGGCCATCAGGAACACGGGCGAAGGGCCGGAACAGAAAACGTGGCTTCCATCATTGGCCTTGGACGGGCCTGCAGGCTGGCGGAAGAAAAAATGGGAGAAGAAAACACACGGGTCAGGGCCATGCGTGACCGCCTTGAAAAAGAACTTCTCCGTCATATCCCCAAATGCTTCATTAATGGGGATCCCGATGCACGCCTCCCCAATACCTGCTCCATCAGCTTTGAGTATATTGAAGGTGAGGCCATTCTTCTGATGATGAACCAGCATGGCATCTGCGCCTCATCCGGATCGGCCTGCACTTCCGGCTCTCTGGAACCCTCCCATGTACTCAGAGCCATGGGCGTTCCCCACACGGCAGCCCATGGTACCATCCGTTTCAGCTTAAGCATTTACAATACAGAAGCCGAGATTGACACTGTCATTGAGCAGCTGCCCCCCATTGTTGCCCGTCTGCGGGAAATGTCGCCTTTCTGGTCTGAGGCCTGA
- the nifU gene encoding Fe-S cluster assembly protein NifU codes for MWDYTDKVREHFLNPKNVGEVENPDGIGEVGSIACGDALKLTFRLGKDKKIAEARFKTFGCASAIASSSVLTEMIIGKTLEEVEKISNDDIAMALGGLPKEKIHCSVMGQEALEKAIAYYKGEPEKILEGEIICHCFNVTDVDIRRAVQEKGLTSLEDVTGYLKAGGGCGNCHEEILQIIQKSQGMTILEPKKPAAGMTNLQKIRKIEETLESEIKPALIRDGGNIELVDVDGNRVLVRLQGACATCSRSRITLKDHVEARLRTLVAHDLVVEEA; via the coding sequence ATGTGGGATTACACAGATAAGGTTCGGGAACACTTTCTGAACCCCAAAAATGTCGGCGAAGTGGAAAACCCGGACGGCATAGGCGAAGTAGGCTCCATTGCCTGCGGAGACGCACTGAAACTTACTTTTCGCCTTGGTAAAGACAAGAAAATTGCAGAAGCAAGATTCAAGACCTTCGGCTGCGCAAGTGCCATAGCCTCTTCCTCCGTTCTTACGGAAATGATCATCGGAAAAACTCTGGAAGAAGTCGAAAAAATAAGCAACGATGACATTGCCATGGCACTGGGCGGTCTTCCCAAAGAAAAAATTCACTGTTCTGTTATGGGTCAGGAGGCACTGGAAAAAGCCATCGCCTATTACAAGGGTGAGCCCGAAAAAATCCTCGAAGGTGAAATTATCTGCCACTGTTTTAACGTTACGGATGTGGATATTCGTCGTGCGGTGCAGGAAAAAGGCCTGACATCTCTGGAAGATGTTACCGGCTATCTCAAAGCCGGCGGAGGCTGTGGCAACTGCCATGAAGAAATTCTTCAGATCATTCAGAAAAGTCAGGGAATGACCATACTGGAACCCAAAAAACCCGCTGCTGGCATGACCAACCTTCAAAAAATAAGAAAAATTGAAGAAACCCTTGAAAGCGAAATCAAACCGGCGCTCATACGGGACGGTGGCAATATTGAGCTTGTGGATGTGGACGGTAATCGTGTACTGGTACGTCTTCAGGGAGCCTGCGCCACCTGCTCCAGAAGCCGCATCACCCTGAAAGATCATGTTGAAGCCCGACTGCGGACCCTGGTTGCCCATGATCTTGTGGTGGAGGAGGCCTGA
- a CDS encoding DUF4168 domain-containing protein, translated as MFSRWSVLCITPVLLILTVMGLPVMAQNAYQQPAMQNQGMEVSGGDLKKAAEAYVEIVQINQGFQEALQGVETAGERQSLQMEANEKMLSAVKEAGLDAQSYNAIVQQVGADEELRMKFTSMLKQLH; from the coding sequence ATGTTCAGCAGATGGTCAGTTTTATGCATTACGCCAGTATTGTTGATTCTGACAGTAATGGGTTTACCGGTTATGGCGCAGAATGCCTATCAGCAACCGGCCATGCAGAATCAGGGAATGGAAGTCAGCGGGGGGGATCTGAAGAAGGCGGCAGAAGCGTACGTGGAAATAGTCCAGATTAATCAGGGGTTTCAGGAGGCCTTACAGGGCGTGGAGACTGCTGGAGAAAGGCAGAGTCTTCAAATGGAGGCGAATGAGAAAATGCTGAGTGCGGTGAAAGAAGCCGGTCTGGATGCCCAGAGTTACAATGCCATCGTTCAGCAGGTCGGGGCCGATGAGGAGCTGAGGATGAAATTCACCAGCATGTTGAAACAGCTCCATTGA
- a CDS encoding PilZ domain-containing protein, whose protein sequence is MIHENRKWPRVYFSVNDAVAGEILIHKEQVFSARVLNVSEGGLALSLKAVPGTSFKKGDRFQLKALEGKEMLVLTAPAVMEVKWVTALEGLEMLGLGCAFLYMVPPDRVRLRRFMEDMDRDIIKPEPTRG, encoded by the coding sequence ATGATACACGAGAACCGGAAGTGGCCACGGGTATATTTTTCTGTAAACGACGCAGTTGCAGGAGAAATTCTCATCCATAAAGAGCAGGTTTTTTCTGCGCGGGTACTGAATGTCAGTGAGGGGGGCCTTGCTCTGAGCCTGAAAGCAGTTCCCGGGACTTCCTTTAAAAAAGGAGACCGGTTTCAGCTGAAAGCTCTGGAGGGTAAGGAGATGCTCGTATTGACGGCGCCTGCCGTTATGGAAGTGAAATGGGTAACCGCTCTGGAAGGACTGGAGATGCTGGGGCTGGGGTGCGCTTTTTTATATATGGTACCGCCGGACAGAGTCCGCCTGCGCCGTTTTATGGAAGATATGGACAGGGATATCATAAAGCCCGAACCCACCAGAGGGTGA
- a CDS encoding ATP-binding protein translates to MRLLLLSVAKRLSGMGGDPVIQIQTSFGGGKTHTLIAVFHLAKSLVPTDRLKGIPLILDEAGILTLPKAKIAVIDGIKFSPSKPRTYEGQKVATLWGELAWQLLGKEGYAMVAESDAEGTSPGKESLTKLFEAAAPCVVLLDELAAFMRQMELDKHYAAGTFDSNLSFIQALTEAMKAVPNAILLASLPESDLEIGGSMGQRALNSLEKYFARVESVWKPVAAEEAFEIVRRRLFEDAGSEEKVREVCRHFFDFYHEYSDKFPQETQSGEYMERLCRSYPIHPEIFDRLYEDWSTLEKFQRTRGVLPFMAIVIHHLWVQGNSDAMILPGSIPLEISAVRTKSIHYLPQGWEPVIEKEVDGPKSTPAELDSRNTLFGSVQAARRTARTLFLGSALPAGNRC, encoded by the coding sequence ATGAGGCTTCTCCTCCTTTCTGTGGCAAAACGGCTTTCCGGCATGGGAGGCGATCCTGTCATCCAGATTCAGACCTCCTTTGGCGGCGGTAAAACCCACACCCTCATTGCCGTGTTTCATCTGGCCAAAAGCCTTGTACCCACAGACAGGCTTAAAGGGATTCCGCTCATTCTGGATGAGGCGGGAATCCTCACCCTTCCAAAGGCTAAAATTGCCGTGATCGACGGTATCAAATTTTCCCCAAGCAAGCCCCGCACCTACGAAGGGCAAAAGGTAGCCACCCTCTGGGGAGAGCTGGCCTGGCAGCTTTTAGGAAAAGAAGGCTATGCCATGGTTGCAGAAAGTGACGCAGAAGGCACGTCTCCGGGCAAGGAAAGCCTGACAAAGCTCTTTGAGGCCGCAGCCCCCTGCGTGGTTCTTCTCGATGAGCTGGCGGCCTTCATGCGCCAGATGGAGCTGGACAAGCACTATGCCGCAGGCACCTTCGACAGCAACCTAAGCTTCATTCAGGCCCTGACCGAAGCCATGAAAGCCGTTCCCAACGCCATCCTCCTGGCCTCCCTGCCGGAATCCGACCTTGAAATTGGCGGCAGCATGGGACAAAGGGCACTGAACTCCCTTGAAAAATACTTTGCAAGGGTTGAATCCGTATGGAAACCCGTGGCAGCCGAGGAAGCCTTTGAAATCGTAAGGCGCAGGCTCTTTGAAGACGCAGGGTCCGAGGAAAAAGTGAGGGAGGTGTGCAGGCACTTCTTTGATTTTTACCATGAGTATTCAGATAAATTCCCCCAGGAAACCCAGTCCGGCGAATACATGGAACGCCTCTGCCGCTCCTACCCCATCCATCCGGAGATTTTTGACCGCCTCTATGAAGACTGGTCCACCTTAGAAAAATTCCAGCGCACCCGTGGGGTTCTTCCGTTCATGGCCATTGTGATCCACCATCTATGGGTACAGGGAAACAGCGATGCCATGATCCTGCCCGGCTCCATTCCCCTGGAGATCAGCGCCGTGCGCACCAAGAGCATCCACTACCTGCCCCAGGGCTGGGAGCCCGTCATTGAAAAGGAGGTGGATGGCCCAAAATCCACACCCGCAGAGCTGGACAGCCGCAACACCCTTTTTGGCAGTGTACAGGCAGCCCGTAGAACGGCCCGAACCCTCTTTCTGGGCAGTGCCCTTCCGGCCGGGAACAGATGCTGA
- a CDS encoding anaerobic ribonucleoside-triphosphate reductase activating protein produces the protein MIFGGFQKNSMIDFPGKIAALVFTQGCNFHCPYCHNPALIAMKGKQNISEEEVLLFLKKRKGLIEGLAITGGEPTLQKNLPDFCEKVKAMGFPIKLDTNGSRPEVLRGLLTAGLLDCIAMDIKTLPSEYAPLLSDHSMEHALETSIRLIIESGIDHEFRTTCVFPFISEEKAKSLVPLIRGARRFALQSFSDTSLYNPDFFNKKGRGLDDHEINRIKTVLSPHTESFIIR, from the coding sequence ATGATTTTCGGTGGTTTTCAGAAAAACTCCATGATCGATTTCCCAGGGAAAATAGCTGCCCTTGTTTTTACACAAGGATGCAACTTTCACTGTCCCTATTGTCATAACCCGGCACTCATTGCCATGAAAGGAAAACAAAACATCAGTGAGGAAGAAGTTCTGCTCTTTCTCAAAAAAAGAAAAGGGCTTATTGAAGGTCTTGCCATCACCGGCGGAGAACCGACCCTTCAGAAAAATCTTCCAGACTTCTGTGAAAAAGTAAAGGCTATGGGCTTCCCGATCAAACTGGACACCAACGGCTCCCGGCCCGAAGTTCTGCGGGGACTGTTGACGGCAGGCCTGCTGGACTGCATTGCCATGGACATCAAAACCCTGCCTTCAGAGTACGCCCCTCTTTTGTCCGACCACTCCATGGAGCATGCCCTTGAAACCAGCATCCGCCTGATCATTGAAAGCGGCATTGATCACGAATTCCGGACTACCTGTGTTTTTCCTTTTATCAGTGAAGAAAAGGCGAAAAGCCTGGTGCCCCTTATCCGGGGAGCGCGCCGCTTTGCCCTGCAGTCATTTTCTGATACCAGCCTATACAATCCTGATTTTTTTAACAAAAAAGGCCGAGGCCTTGACGACCATGAAATAAACAGGATCAAAACAGTGCTTTCTCCCCATACGGAAAGCTTCATCATCCGGTAG
- a CDS encoding sensor histidine kinase — MKPSLLSRPPGLRTTLLLYILIPLTLALVTFGTFALTSIEGKVEQQMKKDLELVARAIQLPLSYALQRDSIPRMQQALESALAIGRIYSAYVYDQQGKEILRLGLADPEPKTDRLSELAADGENLGEYGRIAGHHVYSYFVPLTDQGGHILGLLHLTRRGSEFNQHTQSIRLRGILFLGTLLAVLSTLVLFGHHRALGRHLARLTASMATIAEGKRSHRFQETGPMEILRLGIHFNHMLNSIQSAEKALREQQEKQEELEKKLRHSEKLAALGRLAAGTAHELGSPLSVINGKAQRALRDKNISGTQRQALASIREQVSRMDAIIRQLLNFSRRNPLRCSPADPARLAATAAAALSEEASCRRSDVLLTGPTNSRPLRMDTMRVQQALINLLRNAIQCAPCGKVHFSWQYTSSGILFSVCDEGPGIAPEIQSKIFEPFFTTKPVGQGTGLGLSVVHTVAEEHGGFVEIAANRKKGSCFHLFIPEQKAEGEGKP, encoded by the coding sequence ATGAAACCCAGTCTTTTATCCAGACCTCCGGGTCTCCGTACGACCCTGCTGCTTTATATCCTGATTCCCCTGACCCTTGCTCTGGTCACCTTCGGTACCTTTGCCCTGACATCCATCGAAGGCAAAGTTGAGCAACAAATGAAAAAAGACCTGGAGCTTGTGGCACGGGCCATTCAGCTCCCCTTAAGCTATGCCCTGCAAAGGGACAGCATACCCCGTATGCAGCAGGCACTGGAGTCAGCCCTTGCCATCGGAAGAATTTACAGTGCCTATGTTTATGACCAGCAGGGTAAGGAGATCCTCCGGCTGGGCCTTGCGGATCCTGAACCCAAAACGGATCGCCTCTCTGAGCTGGCCGCAGACGGGGAAAATCTTGGCGAATACGGTCGCATTGCAGGCCACCATGTTTACTCTTATTTTGTCCCTCTCACGGATCAAGGCGGGCATATTCTCGGCCTCCTCCATCTTACCCGCAGGGGTAGTGAGTTCAATCAGCACACCCAGTCCATCCGACTGCGTGGCATCCTGTTTCTCGGGACACTGCTGGCAGTCCTATCCACCCTTGTGCTGTTCGGGCACCACAGAGCCCTGGGCAGGCACCTTGCAAGACTGACGGCCAGCATGGCAACCATTGCAGAGGGTAAACGCAGCCATCGTTTCCAGGAAACCGGCCCTATGGAAATCCTCCGCCTCGGCATCCATTTCAACCACATGCTCAACAGCATACAGAGTGCTGAAAAAGCCCTGCGCGAACAACAGGAAAAACAGGAGGAGCTGGAAAAAAAACTCCGCCACTCTGAAAAACTGGCTGCCCTTGGAAGGCTGGCGGCAGGCACAGCCCACGAACTGGGTTCACCGCTGAGTGTCATCAACGGCAAAGCCCAGCGAGCACTGCGGGACAAAAATATTTCCGGCACACAGAGACAAGCCCTTGCATCCATACGTGAACAGGTAAGCCGTATGGATGCCATCATACGACAACTTCTCAATTTCAGCCGACGCAATCCTCTGCGCTGCTCTCCTGCCGATCCAGCCCGCCTGGCAGCCACCGCTGCCGCTGCCCTGTCGGAAGAAGCCAGTTGCCGCCGCAGCGATGTCCTCCTTACTGGCCCCACAAACTCCCGACCTCTCCGGATGGATACCATGCGCGTGCAGCAGGCACTGATCAATCTTCTGCGCAACGCCATTCAGTGTGCGCCCTGCGGAAAGGTTCATTTTTCATGGCAGTATACAAGTAGCGGTATTCTTTTTTCCGTATGCGATGAAGGCCCCGGCATTGCCCCTGAAATTCAGTCAAAAATTTTTGAACCTTTTTTTACCACGAAACCGGTCGGTCAGGGCACAGGCCTCGGCCTGTCCGTGGTACACACCGTTGCCGAAGAGCATGGAGGCTTCGTGGAAATCGCGGCAAACAGAAAAAAAGGAAGCTGCTTTCACCTGTTTATCCCGGAGCAGAAGGCAGAAGGCGAAGGGAAACCATGA
- a CDS encoding RsmE family RNA methyltransferase has translation MEQEQFVHSPMDSRIELARNPEKTGEAVELTPGAFRALEIWQARPGEVMTVTAPDGTLFRGRLLGERGAIHGVLCFENMGRIPAEVSVHLCQALPEKERFELVMEKAVELGINGIHPFVSRRSATLAMRDASQKKSHRWPHLVRRASRQCRRADVPALYPVADWASVLLLAEKAGLCLVLDEREKEFSFMDGLSAYRQGDVVLIVGPEGGLDREEVRALRGAGALPVTLGPRILRTETAAIVASALIRHCLK, from the coding sequence TTGGAACAAGAACAATTTGTGCACTCACCCATGGATTCTCGCATTGAGCTTGCAAGAAATCCTGAAAAAACCGGGGAGGCAGTGGAGCTGACACCCGGTGCCTTCCGGGCTCTGGAAATCTGGCAGGCAAGGCCGGGAGAGGTGATGACTGTTACCGCACCGGACGGTACCTTGTTTCGGGGTCGCTTACTGGGGGAGAGGGGCGCTATCCATGGCGTTCTTTGTTTTGAAAATATGGGCAGAATCCCGGCGGAAGTTTCCGTTCATCTCTGTCAGGCTCTTCCGGAAAAGGAACGCTTTGAGCTGGTGATGGAAAAGGCCGTAGAGCTGGGGATTAACGGTATCCACCCCTTTGTTTCAAGGCGCTCTGCTACTCTTGCCATGCGGGATGCAAGTCAGAAAAAATCCCACCGGTGGCCCCATCTTGTACGAAGGGCATCACGGCAGTGTCGCAGAGCGGATGTTCCGGCTCTTTATCCGGTGGCGGACTGGGCTTCTGTGCTGCTGCTGGCAGAAAAAGCGGGGCTCTGCCTTGTACTGGATGAGCGTGAAAAAGAGTTTTCTTTCATGGATGGTCTGTCTGCTTACAGGCAGGGAGATGTTGTGCTTATTGTGGGACCAGAAGGGGGGCTGGACCGGGAGGAAGTCCGGGCTTTGCGGGGAGCCGGTGCCCTGCCTGTTACCCTCGGTCCCCGTATTCTTCGAACGGAAACAGCTGCTATCGTGGCCTCTGCTCTGATCCGGCACTGCCTGAAGTAG
- a CDS encoding sigma-54-dependent transcriptional regulator: MTEKHHAQILIIEDDKALGSLLTEEIRDAGFRADHAVSAEKGLTIMQANWPDLVICDLSLPGMDGMSFLTTVLALQHQPPPCFLMITAFGTITKAVEALKIGAEDFLTKPLDLEHFTLTVRRILERKNIRDTLCRMRGFLSSEGFHGMHGQSTAMHLLFDQIRQVAKAHGPVLILGESGSGKELVAKAIHKESNRAKGPFLPVNCAGIPEHLMESEFFGHAAGAFTGASQNRHGLFAEASGGSLLLDEISEMPLFLQAKLLRILQDGKVRKVGENRESQMDVRILAATHQDMEKSVQQEHFREDLFFRLETFTLRVPPLRERGEDIELLAARFMDQFALSMDKTIKGFSASTLDMIAHYPFPGNVRELRNAMERAVTFARGHHIFPEHLPSRIRNYLRSPTPPQNANSPFLPTDRLISLADLENRYIQHVLKETGGNKRSAATILGIGRRTLYRKLGEKGSS; encoded by the coding sequence ATGACAGAAAAACACCATGCACAAATACTGATTATCGAGGACGACAAAGCACTGGGATCCCTGCTGACAGAAGAAATCCGGGATGCCGGTTTTCGAGCAGACCATGCCGTCAGTGCAGAAAAAGGGCTGACTATCATGCAAGCCAACTGGCCGGACCTTGTCATTTGCGACCTCAGCCTTCCCGGCATGGATGGCATGAGCTTTCTTACAACGGTTTTGGCCCTGCAACACCAGCCGCCACCTTGCTTTCTCATGATCACAGCCTTTGGCACCATAACGAAAGCGGTAGAGGCCCTGAAAATAGGAGCTGAGGATTTTTTAACCAAACCCCTGGATCTGGAACACTTCACCCTCACGGTCCGGCGTATTTTGGAAAGAAAAAATATCAGAGATACCCTGTGCCGGATGCGGGGCTTTCTTTCTTCCGAAGGATTCCATGGCATGCACGGCCAAAGTACGGCCATGCACCTTCTTTTCGATCAGATACGACAGGTGGCCAAGGCGCATGGACCGGTTCTCATTCTGGGAGAAAGCGGTTCCGGGAAAGAGCTTGTGGCAAAGGCCATTCACAAAGAAAGCAACCGGGCCAAAGGGCCTTTTCTTCCCGTCAACTGTGCTGGTATTCCAGAACACCTTATGGAAAGTGAATTCTTCGGTCATGCGGCCGGAGCCTTTACGGGTGCCAGCCAAAACCGCCATGGCCTTTTTGCCGAAGCCAGCGGCGGCTCCCTTCTTCTGGACGAAATATCCGAAATGCCCCTTTTTCTGCAGGCCAAACTCCTGCGCATTCTTCAGGATGGCAAAGTTCGAAAGGTTGGGGAAAACAGAGAAAGTCAGATGGATGTCCGCATTCTTGCAGCAACCCATCAGGACATGGAAAAGAGTGTCCAGCAGGAACATTTCAGGGAAGACCTTTTTTTCAGGCTGGAAACCTTCACCCTAAGGGTTCCTCCCTTACGAGAACGGGGAGAAGACATCGAGCTTCTTGCAGCCCGCTTCATGGATCAATTCGCTCTGTCCATGGATAAAACAATCAAAGGATTCTCGGCATCCACTCTGGATATGATTGCCCACTACCCCTTTCCCGGCAATGTGCGGGAACTTCGCAACGCCATGGAAAGGGCAGTAACCTTTGCAAGGGGTCATCACATCTTCCCGGAACATCTGCCTTCGCGCATACGGAACTATCTCCGCTCCCCCACTCCGCCACAGAACGCAAACTCTCCCTTTCTCCCCACCGACAGACTGATCTCCCTTGCAGATCTGGAAAACCGATACATCCAGCATGTCTTGAAAGAGACCGGCGGCAACAAACGGAGTGCGGCCACCATTCTGGGCATCGGCCGACGGACTCTCTACCGAAAACTCGGAGAAAAAGGATCTTCCTGA
- a CDS encoding thiolase family protein translates to MEIQEVVAVSACRTAIARFMGGLTDVSARDLAITAGRQAIERAGMPADSMDEICMGQVFPGMQGSLPARQVAMRIGLSHESSAVSVNQNCASGMRALEIAAHNIMLGKTRSALIVGTESMTHAPYMLPKGRMGYRMGPGQIEDQMLHDGLVDEMVPGHMGLTAENIAEQYGISRKECDELALMSHMRAKAAIEKGIFKEEVIPVEILSRKKNRIFDTDEHPILDASLESMAQLRPAFKKDGVVTAANASGLNDGAAAMVLMSKKAAMDMGVKPLMKLVNVCDMGVDPKIMGLGPAVCIPKCLNQAGLSFDAIDYWEINEAFAAQWLGVGRMLEGNFGMKLDMDKVNANGSGIALGHPVGCTGLRIIVSLYYEMKRRGVSLGGASLCVGGGPAVSSLWTLDV, encoded by the coding sequence ATGGAAATTCAGGAAGTTGTTGCTGTCAGCGCCTGCCGTACCGCCATTGCCAGATTCATGGGCGGGCTCACGGATGTTTCTGCACGGGACCTGGCCATTACAGCCGGTCGCCAGGCCATTGAGCGGGCCGGTATGCCTGCGGACAGCATGGATGAAATCTGCATGGGCCAGGTTTTTCCCGGCATGCAGGGCTCCCTTCCTGCCCGGCAGGTTGCCATGCGCATCGGGCTTTCCCATGAAAGCAGTGCCGTATCCGTCAATCAGAACTGTGCCTCGGGTATGCGGGCGCTGGAAATTGCCGCCCATAACATTATGCTGGGTAAAACCCGCTCCGCTCTGATTGTGGGCACGGAAAGCATGACCCATGCCCCCTACATGCTACCGAAGGGGCGCATGGGGTATCGCATGGGACCGGGTCAGATTGAAGACCAGATGCTTCATGATGGCCTTGTGGATGAAATGGTTCCCGGCCACATGGGCCTCACGGCGGAAAATATTGCCGAACAATACGGCATCAGCCGCAAGGAATGCGATGAACTGGCCCTGATGAGTCACATGCGTGCCAAGGCAGCCATCGAAAAGGGCATTTTCAAAGAAGAAGTGATTCCTGTGGAAATCCTTTCCCGCAAAAAAAACCGTATCTTTGATACGGATGAACACCCCATCCTGGATGCCAGCCTTGAGTCCATGGCCCAGCTGCGCCCTGCTTTTAAAAAGGACGGTGTTGTCACGGCCGCCAATGCCTCCGGTCTCAACGACGGTGCTGCTGCCATGGTGCTGATGTCGAAAAAAGCAGCCATGGATATGGGAGTAAAACCTCTTATGAAACTGGTCAATGTCTGTGACATGGGCGTGGACCCCAAAATCATGGGTCTTGGTCCTGCTGTCTGCATCCCCAAATGCCTGAACCAGGCGGGGCTTTCTTTTGATGCCATCGACTACTGGGAAATCAACGAAGCCTTCGCCGCCCAGTGGCTCGGGGTCGGCCGCATGCTGGAAGGTAACTTCGGCATGAAACTGGATATGGATAAGGTCAATGCCAACGGTTCCGGCATTGCTCTGGGCCATCCCGTGGGCTGCACAGGCCTGCGCATTATTGTTTCTCTCTATTATGAAATGAAGCGCCGCGGTGTTTCATTGGGAGGAGCCTCTCTGTGCGTGGGTGGCGGACCTGCCGTAAGCTCCCTGTGGACCCTTGATGTCTGA
- a CDS encoding YrbL family protein, whose product MQNPLITLNEALRIGKGGTRICYLHPDNPDIIIKVEKEGTPSHFTPNDWEYRHYTDIVRLHGRVPGIIPILGTVDTQFGKGLMAKAIRDTDGALSPTLSHAALHPDRWEPSAIFSAVKDLTDRIITLDIRLFDFNLDNILLQTTEKNQLQAIIIDLKGHYANCEWIPVSSWFDFLGRRKRNRRVRRLMESLSSVFNDKTAMPE is encoded by the coding sequence ATGCAGAATCCGTTGATCACACTCAATGAAGCTCTTCGTATAGGCAAGGGGGGAACGCGTATCTGCTACCTCCATCCAGACAATCCGGATATTATCATTAAGGTGGAAAAAGAAGGCACTCCTTCCCATTTCACACCCAATGACTGGGAATACCGCCATTATACGGATATCGTCCGTTTACATGGAAGGGTACCCGGCATTATCCCCATTCTCGGAACGGTTGATACGCAGTTCGGTAAAGGACTGATGGCGAAAGCCATACGGGATACGGACGGAGCCCTTTCTCCCACACTGTCCCATGCTGCCCTGCATCCGGACAGATGGGAGCCATCTGCCATATTCAGTGCTGTAAAGGACCTGACGGACCGCATCATTACCCTGGACATCCGCCTCTTTGATTTTAATCTAGACAATATTCTCCTGCAGACAACAGAAAAGAATCAACTTCAAGCAATTATCATCGACCTCAAAGGCCACTATGCGAACTGTGAATGGATTCCCGTATCCAGCTGGTTTGATTTTTTGGGCCGGAGGAAACGAAACAGGAGAGTGCGGCGGCTCATGGAAAGCCTGTCCTCTGTTTTCAACGACAAGACCGCTATGCCGGAGTAA